From Deltaproteobacteria bacterium, a single genomic window includes:
- a CDS encoding DUF4258 domain-containing protein, with the protein MAQIGIVEQVRRVAKRRLLFLPHAVRQMARPERMISTNEVREVVERGELIEDYPEDVRGHSCLFHGRGSGQRNIHVVCSPKEEYLAVITAYLPSADEWEADSRTRKKS; encoded by the coding sequence GTGGCTCAGATTGGGATCGTTGAGCAGGTCAGACGCGTCGCGAAGAGACGGCTGCTTTTCTTGCCTCACGCGGTCCGGCAGATGGCGCGGCCGGAACGGATGATTTCAACCAACGAGGTCCGGGAGGTTGTCGAGCGCGGCGAACTGATCGAGGACTATCCTGAAGATGTGCGGGGGCACAGTTGCCTGTTCCATGGCCGCGGAAGCGGGCAACGAAACATCCATGTGGTATGCTCCCCCAAGGAAGAGTATCTTGCGGTGATCACAGCGTATCTTCCCTCGGCGGATGAATGGGAAGCCGATTCGCGAACCAGGAAGAAATCATGA
- a CDS encoding YgiT-type zinc finger protein, with translation MNCIHCKGAMKRSTAALHIERSGYHLALDAVPAWVCSQCGEPYFDEREVDTIQDTIHTLDEQTRRLSHGAA, from the coding sequence ATGAACTGCATTCACTGCAAAGGAGCGATGAAACGCTCGACCGCGGCCCTCCATATCGAACGTAGCGGCTATCACTTGGCGCTTGATGCGGTACCGGCCTGGGTCTGCAGCCAGTGCGGTGAACCCTATTTCGACGAGCGAGAGGTCGACACCATCCAGGATACGATCCACACTCTGGATGAGCAGACGCGACGCCTTTCGCACGGTGCGGCATAG
- a CDS encoding DUF4238 domain-containing protein: MSQQAIDHHIVPVFFLKRWARRLNGADKVTVFTWRAMPGKLTVSELIPDKTVYERHLLSLTHPINGRTDQVEAGAMQQIDSDAADVVTKLLDSAPTLSPREYYILCVFMASLILRDPDNVDRIRRVGSESILHSLAEDPEEYDALAKPGDPVSLIKFAEELDAGLTKDFGIRRLPVVIRHFANHLYQLDFASRGVLDFGAYGHSLVLSDRPVISTTELGITNFKDPDFLALPLNPRKAFVAFKSPITARCILDERFHRNRKTLLTIVNQTSCIQARERVVAHDRTPQRFVENRFKLRCT, from the coding sequence ATGTCACAACAAGCGATCGACCACCACATTGTGCCCGTTTTCTTTCTGAAGCGGTGGGCCCGGAGGCTTAATGGCGCCGACAAAGTTACTGTGTTCACGTGGCGTGCGATGCCGGGGAAATTGACGGTATCTGAACTGATTCCCGACAAGACAGTCTATGAACGGCACTTGTTGTCGTTAACCCACCCGATAAATGGCCGAACCGACCAAGTCGAAGCCGGCGCTATGCAACAGATCGATAGCGACGCTGCCGATGTGGTCACCAAGTTGCTCGATTCCGCTCCGACGCTCTCTCCGCGGGAGTACTACATCCTGTGTGTCTTCATGGCTTCACTCATTCTCCGCGATCCGGATAACGTCGATAGGATCCGGCGGGTTGGGTCCGAGTCTATCTTGCACAGTCTTGCCGAGGACCCCGAGGAATATGACGCTCTAGCCAAACCAGGTGATCCTGTTTCATTGATCAAATTTGCCGAAGAGTTAGATGCCGGCCTGACCAAAGACTTCGGAATTCGCCGCTTGCCCGTCGTGATACGCCATTTTGCCAACCACCTCTACCAGCTAGACTTCGCTTCTCGCGGCGTGCTGGATTTTGGCGCGTACGGGCATTCGCTTGTCCTCTCTGACCGGCCCGTCATCTCTACGACCGAACTCGGTATCACCAACTTTAAGGATCCCGATTTTTTGGCTCTGCCGCTCAACCCGCGGAAAGCCTTCGTGGCATTCAAGTCACCCATCACCGCACGGTGTATTCTCGACGAAAGGTTCCACCGTAATCGCAAGACCCTCCTCACGATCGTGAACCAAACTTCGTGTATCCAGGCCCGTGAGCGTGTGGTTGCCCATGATCGAACGCCGCAGCGATTCGTCGAGAATCGTTTTAAGTTGAGATGCACATAG
- a CDS encoding DUF4399 domain-containing protein → MHRPGLWRLAAAAFVGFLTLAGYATAQERRVYFIEPKDGAEVRSPVKVVMGVEGMTIKPSEAGVVAGTGHHHILLNQGPMRGGKVIPTDKTHLHYGKGQTEATIKLEPGEYTLTMQFADGLHRSFGKKMAHTIKIKVLPAQ, encoded by the coding sequence ATGCACAGACCTGGACTTTGGCGGCTCGCCGCCGCGGCATTTGTCGGTTTTCTCACGCTCGCGGGATACGCAACGGCACAGGAACGGCGCGTCTACTTCATCGAGCCGAAGGATGGGGCCGAGGTGCGGAGCCCGGTGAAGGTGGTGATGGGCGTGGAAGGCATGACGATCAAACCTTCCGAAGCGGGCGTGGTCGCCGGAACGGGGCATCACCACATCCTGCTCAACCAAGGCCCCATGCGCGGCGGGAAGGTGATCCCGACGGACAAGACCCACCTGCACTACGGCAAGGGGCAGACGGAAGCCACCATCAAGCTCGAGCCCGGGGAATACACCCTGACCATGCAATTCGCCGACGGCCTCCATCGGTCCTTCGGCAAGAAGATGGCGCACACCATCAAGATCAAGGTGCTGCCCGCGCAGTGA
- a CDS encoding EamA family transporter translates to MGLGIIYALAGGIVWGLVPPLVKRGLVGSDVDAAVTIQQVAMVPFLVLVWIVVYDAAGLPVPLPAVVTFVVLGAVGAFFGRVFLLRAIDQVGASRAQSIKNASPLLTTVIGVTLLGETATAGTFGGVIAIVAGILLITHVKTTATEPSAPLIGFVNAFLSFAFYSLGPILKRLGVLQGGDPIVGALITQITGLIMIFLLGKVLRIRIVFRGVPLASTVCFAASGVVHAIGTILTFLAVVHAPAVIVGPIWNIQPLVTFALAHFTLKGIEIVRVQDGVGAALIVGGVFMLAWT, encoded by the coding sequence GTGGGATTGGGGATCATCTACGCCCTCGCAGGGGGTATCGTGTGGGGGCTGGTGCCGCCGCTGGTGAAGCGGGGACTGGTGGGCTCGGACGTGGACGCCGCGGTGACGATCCAGCAGGTCGCCATGGTCCCCTTCCTGGTGCTGGTGTGGATCGTCGTCTACGACGCCGCCGGCCTGCCGGTCCCGCTTCCCGCAGTGGTCACCTTCGTGGTCCTGGGCGCGGTGGGCGCGTTCTTCGGCCGCGTCTTCCTGCTGAGGGCCATCGACCAGGTCGGCGCCTCCCGCGCCCAGTCCATCAAGAACGCCTCGCCGCTCCTCACCACCGTCATCGGCGTCACCCTGCTCGGCGAAACCGCCACCGCCGGGACCTTCGGCGGCGTCATCGCCATCGTCGCGGGCATCCTCCTGATCACCCACGTCAAGACGACCGCGACGGAGCCCTCCGCCCCTCTGATAGGCTTCGTCAACGCCTTCCTGTCCTTCGCCTTCTACAGCCTGGGTCCCATCCTCAAGCGCCTCGGCGTGCTCCAGGGCGGCGACCCCATCGTCGGCGCGCTCATCACGCAGATCACCGGACTCATCATGATCTTCCTGCTGGGCAAGGTGCTGCGCATCCGCATCGTCTTCCGCGGCGTTCCCCTGGCCAGCACCGTCTGCTTCGCCGCTTCCGGCGTCGTCCACGCCATCGGCACCATCCTCACCTTCCTCGCCGTGGTCCACGCCCCCGCCGTCATCGTCGGCCCCATCTGGAACATCCAGCCCCTGGTGACCTTCGCGCTGGCGCACTTCACCCTGAAGGGAATCGAGATCGTGCGGGTGCAGGACGGGGTGGGCGCGGCGCTGATCGTTGGAGGAGTGTTTATGCTGGCGTGGACGTGA
- a CDS encoding glutamate synthase subunit beta, producing MGKITGFMEFERGKQAYRDPLERLKDWEEFVLPMPGEALREQGARCMDCGIPFCHTGVPMGRGPGASGCPLNNLIPDWNDLVYRDHWKEALAQLHKTNNFPEFTGRVCPAPCEGSCVLGINSTPVTIKTIECSIVDRGFAEGWIVPEPPLQRTGKRVAVIGSGPAGLACAAQLNRAGHSVTVYERADRPGGLLMYGIPNMKLDKEKVVRRRLDQMEAEGVEFVTGVEIGKDIPADDLQRECDAVVICTGATKPNDFVRNAPGRDLNGIHFAMEFLHANTKSLLDSGHADGHYISAKDKHTIVLGGGDTGTDCVGTALRHGCRSLQQFDVIPKPPPERAPNNPWPQWPVVYKLDYGQEEGKALFGDDPRRYDTNTVKFIDDGHGRIKALQTMDLDWSKPANGAPFSPVEGSEQEWPADLVLLAMGFSGPEDEVLTQLGVERDARSNAQAEYGKYATNVGNVFAAGDARRGQSLVVWAIHEGRGGAREVDRYLMGSTDLP from the coding sequence ATGGGAAAAATCACGGGATTCATGGAATTCGAGCGGGGCAAGCAGGCTTACCGCGACCCCCTCGAACGTTTGAAGGACTGGGAAGAGTTCGTGCTGCCCATGCCGGGCGAAGCGCTGCGCGAGCAGGGCGCCCGCTGCATGGACTGCGGTATCCCGTTCTGCCACACGGGCGTGCCCATGGGGCGCGGACCCGGCGCCTCGGGCTGTCCGCTCAACAACCTCATTCCGGACTGGAACGACCTGGTCTACCGGGACCACTGGAAAGAGGCCCTGGCGCAGTTGCACAAGACCAACAACTTCCCTGAGTTCACCGGCCGCGTGTGCCCAGCCCCGTGCGAGGGCTCCTGCGTCCTGGGCATCAACAGCACCCCGGTCACCATCAAGACCATCGAGTGCTCCATCGTCGACCGGGGTTTCGCGGAGGGCTGGATCGTGCCCGAGCCGCCGCTCCAGCGGACCGGAAAACGCGTCGCGGTCATCGGCTCCGGCCCCGCCGGCCTGGCGTGCGCGGCCCAGCTCAACCGCGCCGGCCACAGCGTCACGGTCTACGAACGCGCGGACCGGCCCGGCGGCCTCCTCATGTACGGCATCCCCAACATGAAGCTCGACAAGGAGAAGGTGGTGCGGCGGCGCCTCGACCAGATGGAGGCCGAGGGCGTCGAGTTCGTCACCGGTGTGGAGATCGGCAAGGACATCCCCGCCGACGACCTGCAACGGGAGTGCGACGCGGTGGTGATCTGCACCGGCGCCACCAAGCCCAACGACTTCGTACGCAACGCGCCGGGTCGCGATCTCAACGGTATCCACTTCGCCATGGAATTCCTCCATGCCAACACCAAGAGCCTGCTCGACTCCGGCCACGCCGACGGCCACTACATCTCCGCCAAGGACAAGCACACCATCGTGCTGGGCGGCGGCGACACCGGCACCGACTGCGTCGGCACCGCCTTGCGCCACGGCTGCCGCAGCCTCCAGCAGTTCGACGTGATCCCCAAGCCGCCCCCCGAACGGGCGCCCAACAACCCGTGGCCCCAGTGGCCGGTGGTCTACAAGCTCGACTACGGCCAGGAAGAGGGCAAGGCGCTCTTCGGCGACGATCCGCGCCGTTACGACACCAACACCGTCAAGTTCATCGACGACGGCCACGGCCGCATCAAGGCCCTGCAGACCATGGACCTCGACTGGAGCAAGCCCGCCAACGGCGCGCCCTTCAGCCCGGTGGAAGGCAGCGAGCAGGAGTGGCCCGCCGACCTCGTCCTCCTTGCCATGGGCTTCTCCGGCCCCGAGGACGAAGTGCTCACCCAACTCGGCGTCGAACGCGACGCCCGCTCCAACGCCCAGGCCGAGTACGGCAAGTACGCCACCAACGTCGGCAACGTCTTCGCCGCCGGCGACGCCCGCCGCGGCCAAAGCCTCGTCGTCTGGGCCATCCACGAAGGCCGCGGCGGCGCCCGGGAGGTGGACCGCTACCTCATGGGCAGCACCGACCTTCCTTGA
- the gltB gene encoding glutamate synthase large subunit produces MKKHQEYQGLYDPAYDHDACGVGIVANLNGRKSHDIIRRAVEVLINLEHRGACGCDPGTGDGAGILFQIPDAFFQRHCRPMGISLPDPGKYGVGMVFLPRETEQHRWCEQVIEKTVRDEGQEFLGWRDVPADFTQCGELAAQVAPLIRQFFIGAGAEIATQDQFERKLYVVRKVIENAVDAGLATEVRDDFYISSLSSKTVVYKGLLRADQLDSFYRDLSDDSIISALALVHSRYSTNTLGSWRLAHPYRMLCHNGEINTIRGNQNWMRAREALFSSPLFGDDMAKLSPIIREGASDTAGFDNALELLVSTGRSLPHALMMMIPEAWENHDTMSDEKKAFYAYHACLMEPWDGPALIAACDGDRVCTTLDRNGLRPFRYVVTKDDFIVGASEAGVLDLAPERILMRGRLQPGRLFLIDTLEGRIIDDDEIKHQISTRRPYRRWLSEKMVSLDDLPEPEDVPGLDVETLAERQRAFGYTSEELKILIGPMAVRGEEPVGSMGNDAPLAVLSDRPQLLFHYFKQLFAQVTNPPLDAIREELVTALRTSVGSEQDLFAETAEHCRQLQLERPMLTNRELARIKALDQPGLKAETLPAVFPKSASAGALTEAVDALCEEAGRAIKDRGATVLILSDRNVGPDWVQIPSLLATAAVHHYLIREGLRTSAAIVVESGEAREVMHCCLLIGYGAEAINPYLTLETVEWMCRDGLLPDVPGEKARANLIKALGKGVLKTMSKMGISTIKSYHGAQIFEAIGLKQSVIDKYFTWTASRIEGIGLDEVEREYRRHHHHGYPERAVASDGTLDVGGYYQWRKDGEHHLFNPHTIALLQTSTRTADYDLFQEYSKQIDDQTRLLGTLRGLFDFRPMQPAIPIEEVEPASEIVKRFSTGAMSYGSISKEAHENLAIAMNRIGGRSNSGEGGEDPDRYYPDANGDWRNSAIKQVASGRFGVTSNYLVNCTDLQIKMAQGAKPGEGGQLPGHKVFEAIARVRKSTPGVGLISPPPHHDIYSIEDLAQLIHDLKCANDRARIHVKLVAEVGVGTVAAGVSKGKADVVLISGYDGGTGASPESSMKHAGIPWELGVAETQQVLVQNDLRGRIVVQTDGQLKTGRDVAIACMLGAEEFGFATTALVVSGCIMLRKCHLNTCSVGVATQDEELRKKFTGRPEHVVTFMNFIAEQMREIMAELGFRTVDEMVGRADCLDTRNAIEHWKAKGLDFSKLLTLVEAPSSVARYCREVQDHGLDRKLDQRLIEAARDALEEGKPVAIRHEIHNIDRTAGTMLSAEVSRRYGEDGLPPETIRINLFGSAGQSFGAFLAPGVSLLLEGESNDYTGKGLSGGLMAVYPPENAAFDPTENIIIGNVALYGATGGQAFFRGLAGERFAVRNSGAETVIEGVGDHGCEYMTGGRVVVLGPVGRNFAAGMSGGIAYVLDERGVFPGLCNQEMVDLEPLEDEEDIAHVRRLIEAHVRHTGSDRGEYVLDRWAELLGSFVKVMPVDYRRALREMAARQARPAEVESREGTAASA; encoded by the coding sequence ATGAAGAAGCACCAAGAGTACCAAGGACTCTATGACCCCGCGTACGACCACGACGCCTGCGGCGTGGGCATCGTGGCCAACCTGAACGGCCGCAAGTCCCACGACATCATCCGCCGCGCCGTCGAGGTCCTCATCAACCTGGAGCACCGGGGCGCCTGCGGCTGCGACCCGGGCACCGGCGACGGCGCCGGCATCCTGTTCCAGATCCCCGACGCGTTCTTTCAGCGGCATTGCCGGCCCATGGGCATCTCCCTGCCGGATCCGGGCAAGTACGGTGTCGGCATGGTCTTCCTGCCGCGGGAGACGGAGCAGCATCGCTGGTGCGAGCAGGTCATCGAGAAGACCGTCCGGGACGAGGGTCAGGAGTTCCTGGGCTGGCGCGATGTGCCCGCGGACTTCACCCAGTGCGGCGAGCTGGCCGCCCAGGTGGCGCCGCTGATCCGGCAATTCTTCATCGGCGCCGGTGCGGAGATCGCCACCCAGGACCAGTTCGAGCGCAAACTCTACGTCGTCCGCAAGGTCATCGAGAACGCGGTGGACGCGGGCCTCGCCACGGAGGTCCGGGACGACTTCTACATCTCCAGCCTGTCCAGCAAGACCGTGGTCTACAAGGGCCTGCTGCGGGCCGACCAACTGGATTCCTTCTACCGGGACCTCTCGGACGACTCCATCATCTCCGCCCTGGCGCTGGTGCACTCGCGGTACAGCACCAACACGCTGGGCTCGTGGCGGCTGGCGCACCCCTACCGCATGCTGTGCCACAACGGCGAGATCAACACGATCCGCGGCAACCAGAACTGGATGCGCGCGCGGGAGGCGCTGTTCTCGTCGCCGCTGTTCGGCGACGACATGGCCAAGCTGAGTCCGATCATCCGCGAGGGGGCCAGCGACACCGCGGGATTCGACAACGCGCTGGAGTTGCTGGTGTCCACCGGCCGGTCGCTGCCGCACGCGCTGATGATGATGATCCCCGAGGCCTGGGAAAACCACGACACCATGTCGGACGAGAAGAAGGCGTTCTACGCCTATCACGCCTGCCTCATGGAGCCGTGGGACGGTCCGGCGCTCATCGCCGCCTGCGACGGCGACCGGGTGTGCACCACCCTGGACCGGAACGGGCTGCGGCCCTTCCGCTACGTGGTCACCAAGGATGACTTCATCGTGGGCGCGTCCGAGGCGGGCGTGCTCGACCTGGCGCCCGAGCGTATTCTGATGCGCGGCCGGCTGCAGCCGGGGCGGCTCTTCCTCATCGATACGCTGGAAGGGCGCATTATCGACGACGACGAGATCAAGCACCAGATCAGCACGCGGCGGCCGTACCGCCGGTGGCTTTCCGAGAAGATGGTTTCGCTGGACGACCTGCCCGAGCCGGAAGACGTCCCCGGGCTCGACGTGGAAACCCTCGCGGAACGCCAACGAGCCTTCGGCTACACCAGTGAAGAGCTCAAGATCCTCATCGGCCCCATGGCGGTCAGGGGAGAAGAGCCGGTGGGCTCCATGGGCAACGACGCGCCGCTGGCGGTCCTGTCCGACCGGCCGCAGTTGCTTTTCCACTACTTCAAGCAGCTCTTCGCGCAGGTGACCAATCCGCCCCTGGACGCCATCCGTGAAGAGCTGGTGACCGCCCTGCGCACGTCCGTCGGCTCGGAGCAGGACCTCTTCGCGGAGACGGCGGAGCATTGCCGCCAGCTCCAGCTCGAGCGGCCGATGCTGACCAATCGCGAGCTGGCCCGCATCAAGGCCCTGGACCAGCCCGGGCTCAAGGCGGAGACGCTGCCCGCGGTGTTCCCGAAGTCCGCGTCCGCCGGGGCGTTGACGGAGGCCGTGGACGCCCTGTGCGAGGAAGCCGGCCGGGCCATCAAGGACCGGGGCGCCACCGTGCTGATCCTGTCCGACCGGAACGTCGGGCCGGACTGGGTCCAGATCCCCAGCCTGCTGGCCACCGCGGCGGTGCACCACTACCTGATCCGCGAAGGGCTGCGCACCAGCGCCGCCATCGTGGTGGAGTCGGGCGAGGCCCGGGAGGTGATGCACTGCTGCCTGCTCATCGGCTACGGCGCCGAAGCCATCAACCCGTACCTGACGTTGGAGACGGTGGAGTGGATGTGCCGCGACGGCCTGCTCCCGGACGTGCCCGGAGAAAAGGCCCGCGCCAACCTGATCAAGGCCTTGGGCAAGGGTGTGCTGAAGACCATGTCCAAGATGGGCATCTCCACCATCAAGTCGTACCACGGGGCGCAGATCTTCGAGGCCATCGGCCTCAAGCAGTCGGTGATCGACAAGTACTTCACCTGGACGGCGTCGCGCATTGAGGGCATCGGACTCGACGAGGTGGAGCGGGAGTACCGCCGGCACCACCATCACGGCTATCCGGAGCGGGCGGTGGCGAGCGACGGCACCCTGGACGTGGGCGGCTACTACCAGTGGCGCAAGGACGGGGAGCACCACCTGTTCAACCCCCACACCATCGCGCTGCTGCAGACCTCCACGCGCACCGCCGACTACGACCTCTTCCAGGAGTACTCGAAGCAGATCGACGACCAGACCCGGCTGCTCGGGACGCTTCGCGGGCTGTTCGACTTCCGGCCGATGCAGCCGGCCATCCCCATCGAGGAGGTAGAGCCGGCGTCGGAGATCGTCAAGCGGTTCTCCACCGGGGCCATGTCCTACGGCTCCATCAGCAAGGAGGCCCACGAGAACCTGGCCATCGCCATGAACCGCATCGGCGGCAGGAGCAACTCGGGCGAGGGCGGCGAGGACCCGGACCGCTACTACCCCGACGCCAACGGCGACTGGCGCAACAGCGCCATCAAGCAGGTGGCCTCCGGCCGCTTCGGGGTCACCAGCAACTACCTGGTCAACTGCACCGACCTGCAGATCAAGATGGCCCAAGGGGCCAAGCCGGGCGAGGGCGGACAGTTGCCCGGCCACAAGGTGTTCGAGGCCATCGCACGGGTGCGGAAGTCCACGCCGGGCGTCGGCCTGATCTCACCGCCGCCGCATCACGACATCTACTCCATCGAGGACTTGGCCCAGCTCATCCACGATCTCAAGTGCGCCAACGACCGCGCGCGCATCCACGTGAAGCTGGTGGCCGAGGTGGGCGTGGGCACGGTGGCGGCCGGGGTTTCCAAGGGCAAGGCCGACGTCGTGCTCATCAGCGGCTACGACGGCGGCACCGGCGCCTCGCCGGAATCGTCCATGAAGCACGCCGGCATCCCCTGGGAACTGGGCGTGGCCGAGACCCAGCAGGTGCTGGTGCAGAACGACCTGCGCGGCCGCATCGTGGTGCAGACCGACGGCCAGCTCAAGACCGGCCGGGACGTGGCCATCGCGTGCATGCTGGGGGCCGAGGAGTTCGGCTTCGCCACCACCGCGCTGGTGGTGAGCGGCTGCATCATGCTGCGCAAGTGCCACCTCAACACCTGCTCGGTGGGCGTGGCCACCCAGGACGAAGAGCTGCGCAAGAAGTTCACCGGCAGGCCCGAGCACGTGGTCACCTTCATGAACTTCATCGCCGAACAGATGCGCGAGATCATGGCGGAGTTGGGATTCCGCACCGTCGACGAGATGGTGGGGCGCGCGGACTGCCTCGACACCCGGAATGCCATCGAGCACTGGAAGGCCAAGGGGCTCGATTTCTCGAAGCTGCTGACCTTGGTGGAGGCACCGTCCTCGGTGGCGCGCTACTGCCGCGAGGTCCAGGACCACGGCCTCGACAGGAAGCTCGACCAACGCCTCATCGAGGCGGCCCGGGACGCCCTCGAAGAGGGCAAGCCCGTAGCGATCCGCCACGAGATCCACAACATCGACCGCACCGCCGGCACCATGCTGAGCGCCGAGGTGTCGCGCCGCTACGGCGAGGACGGGTTGCCGCCGGAGACCATCCGGATCAACCTGTTCGGCTCCGCGGGGCAGAGCTTCGGGGCGTTCCTGGCGCCGGGCGTTTCGCTCCTGCTCGAAGGCGAGTCCAACGACTACACCGGCAAGGGGCTGTCGGGCGGGCTCATGGCGGTGTACCCGCCGGAGAACGCCGCGTTCGATCCCACGGAGAACATCATCATCGGCAACGTCGCGCTGTACGGCGCCACCGGCGGGCAGGCGTTCTTCCGCGGCCTCGCCGGCGAGCGTTTCGCCGTGCGCAACAGCGGCGCCGAAACCGTCATCGAGGGCGTGGGTGACCACGGCTGCGAGTACATGACCGGCGGTCGCGTGGTGGTCCTGGGGCCGGTGGGGCGCAACTTCGCCGCGGGCATGAGTGGCGGCATCGCCTACGTGCTCGACGAGCGGGGCGTTTTCCCCGGACTGTGCAACCAGGAGATGGTGGACCTGGAGCCGCTGGAGGATGAAGAGGACATCGCCCACGTGCGCCGCCTCATCGAAGCCCACGTGCGCCATACCGGAAGCGACCGCGGCGAGTACGTGCTCGACCGCTGGGCGGAGCTTCTGGGATCGTTCGTGAAGGTCATGCCGGTGGACTACCGCCGTGCCCTGCGGGAGATGGCCGCCCGCCAAGCGCGTCCGGCCGAGGTCGAAAGCCGGGAAGGGACGGCGGCTTCGGCCTGA